The genomic DNA GATGAACAATTCTATGGCCCGCTGCCGGCTGATTTCACCGTCGTTTAATTTCCGTATGATTGGATAGATATTGCCGCTCAGGCCGGGGGCGTCCCAGCCGTAGGCACTGGCGGCTTTCAGGGCTTCTTTGATGACACCGCCGGCGAACATCTGGTCGGCACGGTCGGTGATGCGTTGGCGCAGGATTTCGCGGCCGGGGTCGAGGCCGATCAGGCGGGTGCCGGGTGGCAGCTGGCGTTGGCGCCTGGGACTTTGAGCGCGCTGAACGCCGTGGTCAAGGGCCAGTTCGATGGCGCGGATGACGTAGCGTTTGTTCAACTTGTTCTCTGGCAGTGGTATTCCCTGCTCGGCACAGAGGGCATGCAGCGCGGGCAGATCCATGGCTTCGAGCCGGGCGCGACGCTCCGGGTCGACGGGCGCACCGAATTTGTACTCATACAACAGGGCCTCCACGTAGAGGCCGGTGCCGCCGACGATGACCGGCAGACGGCCTGCGGCCCGGGCCTCGGCAATCCAGCCACGGGCGGCCTGCTGGAACTGGGCGGCGCTATAGGTGTCTGCCGGCGTCACCAGGTCGAGGCCGTAGTGCGGCGTGGCCTGGCGTTCGGCAGGCGTGGGCTTGGCGGTGCCGATGTCGAGCCCCCGGTAGATAGTACGGGAATCGGCGCAGATGACAGTTACCGGCCGGCGGGCGGCGAGCCCGAGCGCCAGGCCGGTCTTGCCGGAGGCGGTGGGGCCGACGATGGCGATGAGATCCGTAGCGCTCACTGCGGCTTCCCTGTCGTGGGATCGGGGTGCCAACGCAGCTCTGCAAAGTTGACGACGCGGTACATCTCATCGATGGCGACGCCGTCCGCCTCAAGTGCCGCCTTGTGACCATCCAGGCCGCCCCAGGTATACGCCGACGCCAGGCCGCCGTGGCGGTTGACGACCCGTTGCCACGGCAACTCAGGCGGGCCGTAGTGGGCTATCTGGCCGACCTGGCGCGAGGCATAGGCACTGCCGGCCATGCCGGCGATATCGCCGTACGTCATGAGCCTGCCCTTTGGTATCTGGGCGACGAGTTCGTATACGCGCTCGCGGAAACCGCCAGGGGTGTGTTCCTGATGTGATGATGCTGACATTATGCGCTTTCCTGCTTGCGTATCAGTGAGCGTTTAGAGCGCCTCGATGTAGGCCTTGAGTTCACTCAGTTTCACCTTCTCTTCACGGTCACGCAGGCGCAGACTGACTTCGCCGGCTTCGGCGTCCTTGGGGCCGACGATGATCTGGACCGGAATCTTCAGGCCGGTGGCTTCGCGGATCTTCTTGCCGAGGGATTCGTTGCGGGCGTCGACGGTGTAGCGGAGTTCATTGAACTTGACCGGCTGCATCAGGACAGTGTTGTCGAGGACGGCTTTGATCCGATCGACGTAATCCAGAATGCTGTCGTTGATGGTGACGATGCGAATCTGTTCCGGTGCTACCCATAGCGGGAACCAGCCTGCGGTGTGTTCGATATAGACGCTCAGGAAGCGCTCAATCGAGCCCAGCAAGGTGGAGTGGAGCATGACTGGCCGCTGGATGCTGTTTTCGGCATCGATGTACTCTAGGCCGAAGCGCTCAGGCTGCACGAAATCAAGCTGGACCGTGGCCACCTGATGCTCGCGGCCGATGGCATCGGTCGCCATGAAGTCGATCTTGGGACCGTAGAACGCAGCTTCGCCTTCTTGTTCGAAGTAGTCGAGCTTATTAGCGATAACTGCGGACTTAAGCTGTTCCTGGGCGGACTGCCAGAGGTCGGCGTCACCAAGATACCCATCGCTGTCGTCACGGTAGCTAAGGCGGACGCGCAACTTCATGTCAAACGAAACATAGAGCTCGTTGGCGGCCGCCAGCAGGCCGTTGATTTCCTGTCCGATCTGGTCCTGTCGGCAGAAGACATGGCTGTCGTCCTGTGTCAGCGAGCGGACGCG from Candidatus Saccharibacteria bacterium includes the following:
- the miaA gene encoding tRNA (adenosine(37)-N6)-dimethylallyltransferase MiaA — protein: MSATDLIAIVGPTASGKTGLALGLAARRPVTVICADSRTIYRGLDIGTAKPTPAERQATPHYGLDLVTPADTYSAAQFQQAARGWIAEARAAGRLPVIVGGTGLYVEALLYEYKFGAPVDPERRARLEAMDLPALHALCAEQGIPLPENKLNKRYVIRAIELALDHGVQRAQSPRRQRQLPPGTRLIGLDPGREILRQRITDRADQMFAGGVIKEALKAASAYGWDAPGLSGNIYPIIRKLNDGEISRQRAIELFITADWQLAKRQLTWWRRDKNVQWFGSAAEALPAMCYNEQVNEKDDENR
- a CDS encoding MGMT family protein, producing the protein MSASSHQEHTPGGFRERVYELVAQIPKGRLMTYGDIAGMAGSAYASRQVGQIAHYGPPELPWQRVVNRHGGLASAYTWGGLDGHKAALEADGVAIDEMYRVVNFAELRWHPDPTTGKPQ